A single genomic interval of Prionailurus viverrinus isolate Anna chromosome A2, UM_Priviv_1.0, whole genome shotgun sequence harbors:
- the XRCC2 gene encoding DNA repair protein XRCC2 isoform X1: MCSDFHRAESGTQGFSCEWLDSRVSAARLSSPSLPSASYLLWCTLLARLEGRSALKEIEPYLFADEDSSVHGDILEFHGPEGTGKTEMLYHLTARCVLPKSEGGLEVEVLFIDTDYRFDMLRLVTILERRLSGGSSGSEDEVKRCLGRLFVVSCGSSTHLLLTLHSLESTVCGHPSLCLLILDSLSAFYWIDRANGGESVNSQESALKKCSQFLEKLAHEYRLVVFATTQSLMQKASAWTEGPSSAGADYRPYLCKAWQRVVKHRLFFSRPEDLKTSNRFSLVSHNLKSNSYKKHVFIIGESGIEFC; encoded by the exons ATGTGTAGCGACTTCCACAGGGCTGAGTCTGGGACGCAG GGTTTTTCCTGTGAGTGGTTGGACAGCAGAGTCTCAGCGGCCAGGCTGTCTTCTCCATCCCTGCCGTCTGCATCTTACCTGCTATGGTGCACG ctCCTTGCCCGACTTGAAGGTAGAAGTGCCTTGAAAGAAATAGAACCGTATCTATTTGCTGATGAAGATTCATCTGTCCATG GTGACATTCTTGAGTTTCATGGTCCAGAGGGAACCGGAAAAACAGAAATGCTTTATCACTTGACAGCGCGGTGTGTGCTTCCAAAATCGGAAGGCGGGCTGGAAGTAGAAGTCTTGTTTATTGATACAGATTATCGCTTTGACATGCTCCGGCTCGTTACGATTCTGGAGCGCAGACTGTCCGGCGGGTCCAGCGGGTCTGAAGACGAGGTGAAGCGGTGCCTCGGAAGGCTCTTTGTGGTCAGCTGTGGCAGCAGCACGCACCTGCTCCTCACCCTGCACTCCCTAGAAAGCACCGTCTGTGGccacccttccctctgccttctgATCTTGGATAGCCTGTCCGCCTTTTACTGGATAGACCGCGCCAACGGAGGGGAGAGCGTTAACTCCCAGGAGTCCGCTCTGAAGAAGTGTTCTCAGTTCTTAGAGAAACTTGCACACGAGTATCGCTTAGTTGTTTTTGCAACCACACAAAGCCTAATGCAGAAAGCCTCCGCCTGGACCGAAGGGCCTTCCTCGGCCGGAGCGGACTACAGGCCCTATCTCTGTAAGGCGTGGCAGCGGGTGGTAAAGCACAGACTGTTTTTCTCCAGACCAGAGGATTTGAAAACCAGCAACCGGTTTTCTTTAgtttcacataatttaaaaagtaacagttATAAAAAGCATGTTTTTATTATTGGAGAAAGTGGCATTGAGTTTTGTTGA
- the XRCC2 gene encoding DNA repair protein XRCC2 isoform X2: MCSDFHRAESGTQLLARLEGRSALKEIEPYLFADEDSSVHGDILEFHGPEGTGKTEMLYHLTARCVLPKSEGGLEVEVLFIDTDYRFDMLRLVTILERRLSGGSSGSEDEVKRCLGRLFVVSCGSSTHLLLTLHSLESTVCGHPSLCLLILDSLSAFYWIDRANGGESVNSQESALKKCSQFLEKLAHEYRLVVFATTQSLMQKASAWTEGPSSAGADYRPYLCKAWQRVVKHRLFFSRPEDLKTSNRFSLVSHNLKSNSYKKHVFIIGESGIEFC; encoded by the exons ATGTGTAGCGACTTCCACAGGGCTGAGTCTGGGACGCAG ctCCTTGCCCGACTTGAAGGTAGAAGTGCCTTGAAAGAAATAGAACCGTATCTATTTGCTGATGAAGATTCATCTGTCCATG GTGACATTCTTGAGTTTCATGGTCCAGAGGGAACCGGAAAAACAGAAATGCTTTATCACTTGACAGCGCGGTGTGTGCTTCCAAAATCGGAAGGCGGGCTGGAAGTAGAAGTCTTGTTTATTGATACAGATTATCGCTTTGACATGCTCCGGCTCGTTACGATTCTGGAGCGCAGACTGTCCGGCGGGTCCAGCGGGTCTGAAGACGAGGTGAAGCGGTGCCTCGGAAGGCTCTTTGTGGTCAGCTGTGGCAGCAGCACGCACCTGCTCCTCACCCTGCACTCCCTAGAAAGCACCGTCTGTGGccacccttccctctgccttctgATCTTGGATAGCCTGTCCGCCTTTTACTGGATAGACCGCGCCAACGGAGGGGAGAGCGTTAACTCCCAGGAGTCCGCTCTGAAGAAGTGTTCTCAGTTCTTAGAGAAACTTGCACACGAGTATCGCTTAGTTGTTTTTGCAACCACACAAAGCCTAATGCAGAAAGCCTCCGCCTGGACCGAAGGGCCTTCCTCGGCCGGAGCGGACTACAGGCCCTATCTCTGTAAGGCGTGGCAGCGGGTGGTAAAGCACAGACTGTTTTTCTCCAGACCAGAGGATTTGAAAACCAGCAACCGGTTTTCTTTAgtttcacataatttaaaaagtaacagttATAAAAAGCATGTTTTTATTATTGGAGAAAGTGGCATTGAGTTTTGTTGA